In a genomic window of Taeniopygia guttata chromosome 13, bTaeGut7.mat, whole genome shotgun sequence:
- the LOC100224234 gene encoding zinc-binding protein A33 gives MAGGSQDRSLREELTCAICCELFSEPVMLDCMHHFCKGCIQQYWDSCAQGPSCPQCRRRFPGRAFRTHYLLSGLVDKVRRCGSQEHQHKMRKHLEDALQARQKEMEKLLQRKRVVQEDICSLTKVSGELNFKIRAEFARLHQILEEEERAVLAELGEKEEQTLAQLHRHVGQLEEGMAVLQRDIEHVKQTLSKMEDVSLLEVESLDIRPLVHVETKPALDLQHYRDSHSGPLQYIFWRQMLRSICPAPAPLTFDPESAHPNLVLSRDLTAVTERNRAQPVPVSPRRFRQCVNVLGSQAFDSGRHYWEVWVGSKTKWDLGVAAEAVDRAAKVKLCPENGYWTLRLRNRTEYWATASPWVRLAPRRPPRKVGVFLDCQERSVSFFDAGDMSHLFTFHQVSAERYCPFFSTCFSDGRDNVEPMRLCHLAL, from the exons ATGGCCGGCGGCAGCCAGGACCGCAGCCTGCGGGAGGAGCTGACCTGTGCCATCTGCTGCGAGCTGTTCAGCGAGCCCGTCATGCTGGACTGCATGCACCACTTCTGCAAGGGCTGCATCCAGCAGTACTGGGACAGCTGCGCCCAGGGCCCCTCCTGCCCGCAGTGCCGCCGCAGGTTCCCCGGCCGCGCTTTCCGCACGCACTACCTGCTCTCGGGGCTGGTGGACAAGGTGCGGCGCTGCGGCTCCCAGGAGCACCAGCACAAGATGCGG AAGCACCTGGAAGATGCTTTGCAAGCTCGTCAGAAGGAGATGGAGAAGTTGCTGCAGAGGAAGCGCGTGGTGCAGGAGGACATCTGCAGCCTGACG AAGGTGTCTGGGGAGCTGAACTTCAAGATTCGGGCTGAGTTTGCTCGCCTTCATCAGAtcctggaggaagaggagagagctgtgctggcagagctgggtgagAAGGAGGAGCAGACACTGGCCCAGCTGCACAGGCACGTTGGCCAGCTGGAAGAGGGgatggcagtgctgcagagggaCATCGAGCACGTCAAGCAGACCCTGAGCAAAATGGAAGATGTGTCACTGCTGGAG GTGGAGAGCCTGGATATCAG GCCCTTGGTGCATGTGGAGACCAAGCCTGCCCTGGACCTGCAGCACTACAGGGACAGCCACAGTGGTCCCTTGCAGTACATCTTCTGGAGGCAGATGCTGCGCTCCATCTGCCCTG ctcctgccccactcACCTTTGACCCTGAGTCAGCCCACCCCAACCTGGTCCTCTCCAGGGATctgacagcagtgacagagaGGAATCGAGCCCAGCCCGTGCCCGTCAGCCCGCGGCGCTTCCGCCAGTGCGTCAACGTCCTGGGCTCGCAGGCCTTCGACAGCGGCCGGCACTACTGGGAGGTCTGGGTGGGCAGCAAAACCAAATGGGACCTGGGGGTGGCTGCTGAGGCTGTGGACAGGGCAGCCAAGGTCAAGCTGTGCCCAGAGAACGGCTACTGGACGCTGCGCCTGCGGAACAGGACAGAGTACTGGGCCACTGCCAGCCCCTGGGTGCGCCTGGCTCCCCGCCGGCCCCCTCGGAAAGTGGGCGTCTTCCTGGACTGCCAGGAGCGCTCCGTCAGCTTCTTTGATGCTGGGGACATGTCCCACCTCTTCACCTTCCACCAGGTCTCTGCAGAGAGATACTGCCCCTTCTTCAGCACCTGCTTCAGTGACGGGAGGGACAACGTGGAGCCCATGCGCCTCTGTCACCTGGCCCTGTGA
- the LOC100222632 gene encoding neuropeptide Y receptor type 2-like: MESVRPGMGPLEGANSTFTVEKIALDEKLPHGWHAKDFVTPTQDLSGSRSVMMDSTKILGVQVILIAAYSLIILLGFIGNSLVIYIIVKYKTMRTVTNFFIANLALADLMVDTLCLPFTLVYTLLDEWKFGAVLCHLVPYAQALSVHVSTLTLTVIALDRYRCIVFHLDSRISKRLSFTIIAVMWLAAAVLAGPLAIFREYRYEEIPSINLKMAVCSEKWPSANNRDATIYSLSMLLLQYVLPLAIICYAYTRIWFKLKNHVSPTSRNENQCRRRKTTKMLVMVVVVFAVCWLPFHIFQLAIDLDLVLIFHEYKLLYTVFHVGAMCSTFVNPLLYGWMNKNYRNGFLMFFRCQNKPESIHTEGSVRGRSYIFRANTLNGSFKQTPGDGALPTEV; this comes from the coding sequence ATGGAAAGTGTCAGGCCAGGCATGGGACCATTGGAGGGAGCCAACAGCACATTCACCGTGGAGAAGATAGCTTTAGATGAGAAGCTGCCACACGGCTGGCATGCCAAGGACTTTGTCACTCCTACCCAGGATCTCTCTGGGTCCCGCAGTGTCATGATGGACAGCACCAAGATCCTGGGGGTCCAGGTCATCCTGATTGCTGCCTACTCCCTCATCATTCTGCTGGGCTTCATCGGAAACTCCCTGGTCATCTACATCATAGTGAAGTACAAGACCATGAGGACTGTCACCAACTTCTTCATAGCTAACCTGGCCCTGGCAGACCTGATGGTGGACACACTCTGTCTGCCTTTCACCCTAGTGTACACCCTGCTGGACGAGTGGAAGTTTGGAGCTGTCCTTTGTCACCTGGTTCCTTATGCTCAAGCTCTGAGTGTCCATGTGTCCACTCTCACCCTGACTGTGATTGCCCTGGATCGGTACCGCTGTATTGTTTTCCACCTGGACAGCAGGATTTCCAAGAGGCTCAGTTTCACCATCATAGCTGTCAtgtggctggcagcagctgtccTGGCAGGACCTCTGGCCATCTTCAGGGAGTACCGATACGAGGAAATCCCATCCATTAACCTCAAAATGGCAGTTTGCTCAGAAAAATGGCCCTCTGCTAACAACAGAGATGCCACCATCTACAGTCTGTCCATGCTCCTCCTGCAGTATGTTCTTCCTCTTGCAATTATTTGTTATGCCTACACCAGGATCTGGTTCAAGCTGAAAAACCATGTCAGTCCCACTTCTAGGAATGAAAACCAGTGCCGGAGGAGGAAGACAACCAAAATGCTTGTGATGGTAGTTGTGGTATTCGCAGTCTGTTGGCTCCCCTTCCACATATTCCAGCTTGCCATCGATCTTGATCTGGTTCTTATCTTCCATGAGTACAAACTCCTGTACACTGTCTTCCATGTCGGGGCCATGTGCTCTACATTTGTCAACCCCCTGCTCTATGGATGGATGAACAAGAACTACAGGAATGGCTTCCTTATGTTCTTCCGTTGCCAGAACAAGCCCGAAAGCATCCACACTGAAGGCTCAGTTAGAGGGAGGTCTTACATCTTCAGGGCCAACACCCTAAATGGGAGCTTCAAACAGACTCCTGGCGATGGAGCACTGCCCACAGAGGTTtag